A genomic stretch from Malus domestica chromosome 15, GDT2T_hap1 includes:
- the LOC103455773 gene encoding fatty-acid-binding protein 2 encodes MRIKRFGFMDFDEGSPYNSHFSSFADNSLQRCRYFHVPGSLALEGAFNHISKLAGSLLFFFSSGPNTNATRDIGGNLHDSEPGSSTSYPQVKHFTSGRHNLRGFHFGFASRGESANAVVFGKISAFVMQLLHREAEKLHSHPLLSLAAGLVPPFGSLSSNVLAVPLETTDVLDQRPCEVGHHRCAGLPIPDLNWRRHAVEPITGTEFPMILDDVLTRESNSSLSSEILVGTGSKTMTIIKIKSLKVYAFGFYIHPHSVCKKLGQKYASISVDELNKCHDFYEDLLRADIDMTVRLVVNCNGMKINTVRDAFEKSLRARLVKVNPETDFHCIRTFGSNFTQDIPLPVGTTIDFQRTADGNLITKIEGNQIGAVHSKDLCRAFFDMYLGAVPVSEQTKEEIGRNVANIIQSC; translated from the exons ATGAGGATTAAGCGGTTCGGGTTCATGGATTTCGATGAAGGCTCTCCATACAATTCACATTTTAGTTCATTTGCCGATAATTCATTGCAACGGTGTAGATACTTTCATGTTCCCGGAAGTTTAGCTCTTGAAGGAGCATTTAACCACATTTCTAAACTTGCTGGTTCTTTACTATTCTTCTTCTCTAGTGGACCCAATACAAATGCTACTAGAGATATAGGGGGTAATTTGCATGATTCTGAACCTGGAAGCTCCACGTCTTACCCACAAGTTAAACATTTTACTTCTGGTCGACATAATCTTAGAGGATTTCACTTTGGATTTGCATCAAGAGGAGAATCTGCTAATGCAGTGGTTTTTGGAAAGATTTCGGCTTTTGTAATGCAATTACTACACAGAGAAGCTGAAAAGCTACATTCACATCCCTTGCTCTCGTTAGCTGCTGGACTTGTACCTCCTTTCGGCAGCTT ATCTTCAAATGTACTAGCTGTTCCATTGGAGACTACGGATGTCTTGGATCAAAGGCCTTGTGAGGTTGGGCACCACAGATGTGCAGGATTACCAATTCCCGACTTGAACTGGAGAAGACATGCAGTGGAACCTATTACTGGCACTGAGTTTCCTATGATTTTGGACGACGTTTTGACAAGGGAGAGTAATTCCAGTTTAAGTTCAGAG ATCCTTGTGGGAACTGGATCCAAAACAATgacaataatcaaaataaaatctCTGAAGGTCTATGCATTTGGGTTCT ATATCCATCCTCACTCTGTTTGCAAGAAATTGGGGCAAAAATATGCTTCCATTTCAGTAGATGAACTAAACAAGTGCCATGATTTCTATGAAGATCTTCTCAG GGCGGATATTGATATGACAGTTAGGCTTGTGGTTAATTGCAACGGGATGAAAATCAATACTGTGAGAGA TGCCTTTGAGAAATCCCTTCGAGCTCGATTGGTGAAG GTGAACCCAGAGACTGACTTTCATTGCATAAGaacatttggttcaaatttcacaCAAGATATTCCTTTGCCAGTG GGAACGACAATTGATTTCCAACGCACAGCTGATGGAAACTTAATTACTAAAA TTGAAGGTAATCAGATTGGAGCAGTCCATAGCAAGGATCTATGCA GGGCCTTCTTTGACATGTACCTGGGTGCTGTCCCCGTGTCAGAGCAAACAAAAGAAGAGATTGGCAGAAACGTCGCCAATATTATTCAAAGTTGCTGA
- the LOC103455771 gene encoding endoglucanase 16-like, with product MFGGRRGVAATVVACLALFQGLVLSVHGTGINYKDALTKSIIFLEAQRSGKLPPNHRPAWRGDSALDDGKEANVDLAGGYYDAGDNVKYGLPMAFTVTTLSWAAMFYRQQLEATGELENVLAGIKWGTDYFLKATRKNRLYVQVGDPNQDHQCWTRPEDMQTPRTVLKIDDSTPGTEIAAETSAAMAASSIVFRKTDGVYARSLLNKAKRLFQMAKAHKGTYDGECPFYCSYSGYNDELLWAATWLYIATKRPLYLKYIQEEAISATVSEFSWDLKYAGAQVLLAKLFFEGEKSLENYKNGADSYICSNIPDSPYNQVTMTPGGMIHLRDGANTQYVTGTAHLFAVYSDILAQHNQKVNCGGKELDSGALLAFAKKQMDYLLGENPKGRSYMVGFGPNAPQQPHHRGASVPKGENGIVNCAMSFVNWFKKDVPNPNELTGAIVGGPDRFDNFEDKRWASSYTEPCTYVNSLAVGPLAKLAV from the exons ATGTTTGGTGGAAGAAGAGGCGTCGCCGCCACCGTTGTGGCATGCCTTGCTCTCTTCCAAGGACTTGTTCTTAGCGTTCATGGCACTGGTATTAATTACAAGGACGCTCTCACCAAGTCCATTATTTTCCTTGAAGCTCAAAGATCAGGGAAACTCCCTCCCAATCATAGACCTGCATGGAGAGGCGACTCTGCCCTCGACGATGGAAAAGAAGCAAAT GTCGACCTTGCCGGAGGATACTATGATGCCGGAGACAACGTCAAGTACGGTCTTCCGATGGCATTCACCGTCACAACTCTGTCGTGGGCTGCCATGTTTTACAGGCAACAGCTCGAAGCTACTGGAGAACTGGAAAATGTTCTTGCCGGCATCAAATGGGGCACTGATTATTTTCTGAAAGCCACTCGAAAAAACAGATTATACGTTCAG GTTGGAGACCCAAATCAAGACCATCAATGTTGGACTAGACCAGAAGATATGCAGACACCAAGAACAGTGTTGAAGATTGATGATAGCACACCCGGAACTGAAATTGCAGCTGAAACTTCAGCCgccatggctgcctcttcaattGTGTTCAGAAAAACAGATGGTGTCTATGCTCGTAGTCTACTCAACAAGGCCAAACGT CTCTTTCAAATGGCTAAGGCGCATAAGGGAACTTACGATGGAGAGTGCCCTTTCTACTGCTCTTACTCTGGCTATAAT GATGAGCTGTTGTGGGCAGCAACATGGTTGTACATTGCCACAAAGAGGCCCTTGTATCTCAAGTACATTCAGGAAGAAGCCATCAGCGCCACCGTGTCTGAGTTCAGCTGGGACCTTAAATACGCCGGAGCACAAGTCCTCCTGGCCAAG CTGTTCTTTGAAGGTGAAAAATCCCTAGAGAACTACAAAAACGGTGCTGACAGTTACATTTGCTCAAACATCCCCGACAGTCCTTACAACCAAGTCACAATGACACCGGGCGGCATGATCCACTTGAGAGACGGAGCCAACACCCAATACGTCACCGGAACCGCCCACTTATTCGCCGTCTACAGCGATATCCTCGCCCAGCACAACCAAAAAGTCAACTGCGGAGGCAAAGAGTTGGACTCAGGCGCCCTCCTCGCTTTTGCCAAGAAGCAAATGGACTACTTGTTGGGTGAGAACCCAAAAGGAAGATCCTACATGGTCGGGTTCGGACCCAACGCGCCCCAACAGCCCCACCACAGAGGAGCTTCGGTACCGAAGGGGGAAAACGGCATCGTTAACTGCGCCATGAGCTTCGTGAACTGGTTCAAGAAGGACGTGCCAAACCCTAATGAGTTGACTGGTGCCATCGTCGGGGGGCCCGATAGGTTTGATAATTTCGAGGACAAACGTTGGGCGTCGTCGTATACCGAGCCATGCACTTACGTGAACTCGCTCGCGGTCGGACCGCTGGCGAAGCTTGCTGTCTAA
- the LOC103455769 gene encoding protein OXIDATIVE STRESS 3 LIKE 1, with protein MSIALNSAAARIGVAPSSGFARGGLIFDSPENRRRVTAGEVTVCSSSSSSIGKNSDDGSESNDGGENDEAQSSYKGPLDMMNELEEVLPVRRGISKYYNYKSKSFTSLAEASSSSNIKELAKPDNAYTRKRRNVLASSHMWDKNRTSFPLRSNGGGISKRLIPSSRSALALAVKLSSCSESSTSSASEDSNSSSNPTSPRPPLPPGYACPLGSYAAWRSYSLADLQECTTATTVNSSRFSAATTKPNV; from the exons ATGTCGATCGCATTGAATAGCGCCGCCGCCAGGATCGGCGTCGCGCCGTCGTCTGGGTTCGCTCGAGGTGGGTTGATCTTCGATTCGCCGGAAAACCGCCGGAGAGTTACCGCCGGTGAGGTTACGGTTTGTTCTTCGAGTTCGTCGTCGATTGGGAAGAACAGCGACGATGGATCGGAGAGCAACGACGGCGGCGAAAATGACGAGGCTCAGAGCTCGTATAAAGGTCCGTTGGATATGATGAACGAGCTCGAGGAAGTTTTACCCGTGAG GAGAGGGATCTCGAAATACTACAACTACAAATCCAAGTCCTTTACGAGTCTAGCagaagcttcatcttcttccaacaTTAAGGAGCTTGCAAAACCAGACAATGCCTACACCCGAAAACGCAGGAACGTCCTTGCTTCCAGTCACATGTGGGACAAGAACCGAACCTCCTTCCCGCTGAGAAGCAACGGCGGCGGAATTTCAAAGAGACTGATTCCGTCCAGTCGAAGCGCATTGGCTTTGGCTGTCAAGTTAAGCAGCTGCTCGGAAAGCAGTACTAGTAGCGCAAGCGAGGATTCCAATTCGAGCTCAAATCCAACGTCGCCGCGGCCGCCTCTCCCACCGGGTTACGCCTGTCCATTAGGAAGCTATGCAGCCTGGAGATCGTATTCATTGGCTGATCTGCAAGAATGTACCACCGCTACTACTGTAAATAGTTCGCGATTCTCGGCGGCCACCACTAAACCGAACGTGTAG